TCTCGATGAGCAGAGATGGGCCCCCATAGGCGAAGGCAGCGTTGAGCTTGTTCATCCCGTACCCGGGGATATTGACGTAGGAATCACGCGGAAGTGACACCATGGACGCCTGTCCGTTGGGCGCGCGGTGCACCAGGATCGTGGAGTCTGATCGTTGTCCCTCGGTTGGGTCGTCCGGATTCCACCCGTCACGGGTGTCCGAACCCGCGAACAGGTATGTGGTACCGCGTGTGTTCGGAGCAGTGGAGGTGGCATCGACCCTGTGCATACTTGCGTTGGTGTGCCAAATCAGCCATGTCGGCCACGCAATGATGACGACGAGGACGAGGGTGAGCACCCCCATCACTTTGCGACGTCTGGATCCCCGGCGGCGCCTCTTTGGGGTGCTGCCTTTGGGGGCTGACTGCGGCTGGGACGCCCTCGTCCCTGCAGGTGCGTGCCCTGATGGACCGCGATGGTAAGGCTGACTCTGTGGAGAAGCCGCAGGTTGCTCGGTGAAGGGACTCTTCTTGCGTGCCGGGGGAATTGCTGCCGGCATAGGTGCGGCAACCAGAGTCGGCTCGATAGGAGGGGGCGGTTGCGCACTTTGACTGACCGGTGGAAAGACAGATTGTCTTTGAGGGGGCCGGCGTGATGCACCTTTGGGAGATATTGACGGTGGAGGCTGCGATGCTGAGGCGTCTGCTGGTGGAATAGCCGGAGCCGCGGGGGCCGAGGCAGATTTTGGTCGCGCGCGACCTTGCCCGGGTGTGAATGAAGGAGGATTTCCTGTCATAGGTTCGGTACCTCGGATTTAGTAGCCGTCATCACCGTAGGTCAAGCTCCCGATTTCATCGTCTGTTCTTGGGTTGCCACCCTCGATGACTTCACCATTCTCACCAATGGTGAAGTAGTTGCCGTTGAGGTCGGAGTAGACGGTCCCGGCCGGCAACTGTGTCCCATCTTTGATGGCTTGCCAGAACTCGGCGTTCTGCGGTTCCTTAGGCAGAAGACGGTTGGCATCAAAATCGGCTGTGACGACGGGCATCGCGAGGAAGCGGAAGTTCTCAGGAGGCGTGTTGGTCAGGGAGGTCGCCAACCCTGCGTCCGTGCGTAGGTTTGAAAGGGATGGCGAGAGGCGCAGGGCGTCCAGAGCCGTACTCAGGAAGGCATAAAGCTTCGGTGTGTCCGTGAGGATGTTCTGGCCCATGGCTTCTTGAACCATCGCACCAAGTAACAGGTGTTGGCGTTGGATACGCCCCATGTCAGATCCATCGCCCGTGTGGCGGACACGCGCCAACTGGGTTGCTGTGGTTGGGTCCAACCGTTGACATCCTGCAGGAATGACAAGGTCGAGGTATTCGGGGTCATTGATTTCATCCGGAAGGCAGATGTCAACGCCACCGAGCGCCTCAATCATCCGGCTGAAACCCGTGAAGTCAATGACTGCGAAGCCGTCCGATGAGATACCGGTTATTTCCTCTGTGAGTGCCTCTGTGCAGTTCACGCCGCCTGCAAGGTCCGATCCGAGCGAACCGTATGAGAAGGCCCAGTTGAACTGCCCCCATTGAGCGTAACTGACCGAACCGTCGGTGCGCTGGCATTCTGGCAGGTAGACCCACATATCACGGGGAATTGAAATGATGTTGACGTGTTGACGGTCAGCAGAGAGATTCAGCATCAGAGTGGTGTCTGAGCGGATGGTGTCGTCGTTGTCTTCCGGGTTGATTATTGAGGCGTCTTGATCTTTCCGCGAATCAATGCCCATGAGGAGGATGTTGACCTCACGCCCGGCGAAGCTGTCAGTCAGTTGTTCAGGTTCTTCGTCGGCAGACTGGGCCGATTGAGGTTGAGCACGAAGGTGCGATGTGTCCAGTACCGAGTCTGCGGCCTGATGGTTCAAGCTGTTGTAGAGAATCGCTCCTGCTGTTCCCACAAACAGGACTACACCCAAGACTGCGGCAAGCAGAACGGACAGCCACATCCAGGATCGACGCCTAGTCGCGGAGTGTGCGGGGGTCGCAGACATTGGCTGCTCCGTATCTTTCGTACTCATCGAAAAAGAGTCTAAACCTTGAATCCCAGGGATTTACTCAACTAGTGGTGCAAATCGCCAGCGTGAGGGGGTTGCGGCCCCGATGACGAGTCAATTTCGGGCCTTTCGTCGTCTCGACGAGCAAGGGCGACTTCACGTGCCAAGGTCGTGAGCTTCTCATTGAGCATCCTGTCGCGGCGATATGAGGAGGCCATCTGTGCAAAGAGTGTAATTGTCAGCAGGTACACCAGAAGGTTGATCCCGCTCGCGACACCGATGTATCTAGCGAAGGTGTTGAACACCGATGGGAAGAGGATTGCGAAGACGGCACTGACGATGACCAGGAGCATCCCGATTCTGCGCACCGCCAGTGAGTTCGCTGTTTTCGTCGGTCGCACCAGAAAGTAGGTGATCCCGATCATTGCGACTATGAGAAGGGTTTTGATTAGCCAATAGCTGGACATTTCACTACCTCATTACCAGGTCGACCAGGATGTTCACGGAGTTAAGTAGAGACTGCCCCTTCGCCTTTGAGTAGTCCGTATATGCGATGTGTACGGGCATCTCAGCCCAAGGAAGTCCGGTGTCTGCTAACTGACTGACAATTTCTGAGGCGTGGGCCATCCCATCTTGGCGCAGTTCAACCTGTTGTAGGGCATCGCGGCGAAGTAGGCGTAGACCATTGTGTGCGTCAGTTAGGTTCAGTCCCGTTCGCTGCTTGGTGACCGCTGCCGCTGTCTTCAGAACAAGCTTCTTTGACCAACCGACCTGGGTTGCGTCGTCAAGGAACCGCGAGCCGAAAATAATTGCTAGATCATCCGTCCTCGCCCGGTCAACCATGGCCGCCGCATCGGCGACAGAATGCTGCCCATCGGCGTCGAAGGTGACGATATATCGAGCATTGGTTTGTCGGCGCACAAACTCCATACCGGTTTGTAGTGCGGCGCCCTGCCCGAGGTTGAAGGGGTGCTCGATAACGCGCGCCCCATGCTGGCGGGCGATTGCAGCGGAACCATCGGAGGATCCATCGTCGACACAAACGATGTTGGTGAATGTCCCCTTGGCATCCTCAATAACCTGGCCTATTACGGTGGCCTCATTGTAA
This genomic stretch from Schaalia sp. JY-X169 harbors:
- a CDS encoding LCP family protein translates to MSTKDTEQPMSATPAHSATRRRSWMWLSVLLAAVLGVVLFVGTAGAILYNSLNHQAADSVLDTSHLRAQPQSAQSADEEPEQLTDSFAGREVNILLMGIDSRKDQDASIINPEDNDDTIRSDTTLMLNLSADRQHVNIISIPRDMWVYLPECQRTDGSVSYAQWGQFNWAFSYGSLGSDLAGGVNCTEALTEEITGISSDGFAVIDFTGFSRMIEALGGVDICLPDEINDPEYLDLVIPAGCQRLDPTTATQLARVRHTGDGSDMGRIQRQHLLLGAMVQEAMGQNILTDTPKLYAFLSTALDALRLSPSLSNLRTDAGLATSLTNTPPENFRFLAMPVVTADFDANRLLPKEPQNAEFWQAIKDGTQLPAGTVYSDLNGNYFTIGENGEVIEGGNPRTDDEIGSLTYGDDGY
- a CDS encoding DUF2304 domain-containing protein, coding for MSSYWLIKTLLIVAMIGITYFLVRPTKTANSLAVRRIGMLLVIVSAVFAILFPSVFNTFARYIGVASGINLLVYLLTITLFAQMASSYRRDRMLNEKLTTLAREVALARRDDERPEIDSSSGPQPPHAGDLHH
- a CDS encoding glycosyltransferase family 2 protein yields the protein MNEAGPRYDDSWLVVPLYNEATVIGQVIEDAKGTFTNIVCVDDGSSDGSAAIARQHGARVIEHPFNLGQGAALQTGMEFVRRQTNARYIVTFDADGQHSVADAAAMVDRARTDDLAIIFGSRFLDDATQVGWSKKLVLKTAAAVTKQRTGLNLTDAHNGLRLLRRDALQQVELRQDGMAHASEIVSQLADTGLPWAEMPVHIAYTDYSKAKGQSLLNSVNILVDLVMR